Within the Corallococcus exiguus genome, the region CGTGACGCCGGGGCTCTTCGCCGCTTCATCCAGCGCGGCGTGCACGAGCGCCTCCGTCAGCTCCGCGGCGGGAGGCACCAGCGCGGTGACGACGGCGTGCTCCAGCCGCAGGTACTTCTGGGCCACGCGGCGCAGGTCCTCCGGCTTCAGGTTGCGGATGTTCTCCAGGTAGCGGGCCTCCGACTCCAGGCCGCCGGGAGACGTCTGGTACGAGCCCAGGTTGCGCGCGGTGCCCTGCACCGTCTCCTTGCGGTAGACGGACTCCGCCTCCACCACCGACTGGATGGTGCGCAGCTCGTCCTCGGGCACGACCGTGGTGCGCAGCGCCTCCAGCACGCGCGCCGTCTGCGTGAGCGCCTTCAGCGACTGCGCGGGCGGCAGCGTCAGCGACACGGAGAAGATGCCCGGGTCCTTGGGCGTGTACGCGGACGCGTGCACGTCGTTGACCAGGTGCTGGCGGCGCTTCACCTCGCGCACCAGCCACGACGAGTTGCCCTGGCCGGCGAGCATCGCCAGCACGTCCAGCGCGGGCACGTCCGGGTGCTCCAGCTCCGGGATGGCGAAGGACAGGTGCAGATAGGCCTCCTTCACGTCCTCCGTCTGGATGAGCACGCGGCGGCCCGTGGACGGCGGGTCGCGAGGACGCTCCACCGGGCCCACGTAGGGCCGGCCCCAGTCACCGCCGAAGATTTCCTCCACCCACTGCCGCAGCTCCGCCTCGTTCAGGTCGCCCGCGACGGAGAGCACCAGGTTCCTGGGCGTGTAGTGCCGGTGGTAGAACTCCAGCACCTTCTCGCGGGTGAAGCTGCGCACGCTCTCCTCGGTGCCGATGACGGGCAGCCGGTAGGGGTGCGTCTGGAACGCGGCGGTGAACAGCCCGCGGGACGCGCGCCGCGACGGGGAGTCGTAGCTGCGCTTGATCTCCTCGCACACGACTTCGATTTCGCGCGCCAGCTCCTCCTTGTCGAACGCGGAGCGGCGCACCGCATCGCCCAGGATGTCCAGGCCCGTGCGGGCGAACTGGCTGGCGATGACGATGTGGTAGACGGTCTGGTCGAAGGACGTCCAGGCGTTGATTTCGCCGCCGTGCGCCTCGATGTCCCGGGCGATTTCACCGGGCCCCCGGCGCTCCGTGCCCTTGAAGAGCATGTGCTCGTGCAGGTGGGCGAGTCCGGCCTGGTCGGGCCTTTCGTCCGCGCTGCCGGCCTTGACCCAGACCTGGAAGGCCGCGACCTTGGCGGCGTGCTGCTCCTCGAAGACGACGGTGAGCCCGTTGGGCAGGGTGTAGCGGATGGCCATAGGAGTGGTCCGAAGCTGTCATCCCCTCCCGAGGAGAGGCAAGGCGAGGTGTGATGTTTGCTCCATTGGCTAACGTCCCGCCCCCTCCACGTCGAGCGGACCGTGCCGTCCGCCTCCCACCAGGCAGGCGAAGCGGCGCGGTGTCCATCGCGTAACTGGTGGAAACCCCCCGTGGCCGGTAAATTGGGACGCGCACATGCCGTCTCCCCCGGACGAGGCGGATCCGCTCGCGGACCTGAAGGAATTGTTGGATGACGGCGACGCCCCGGTGGCGGCGCCCGCTCCGGCGCCCCCCAGGCCACTCGCGGTTCCCAGGCCTCCCCCCTCCGCGCCTCCCCCCCTGCCGCCCCGGCGGCCCGCCGCAGGCCTGCCCGCAGCCCCTGCCGCCGCGCCCGCTGCCCGGGTGCCCACGAACCCCGCGCCCATCGGGGGTGGAGGGTTGCCCACGACCACGCCTCCGTCCCCGGCGGCCGCGGCGCGCAGCCCCGGCAAGGGGGACCCGTTCGCGGAGCCCGCCGAGCCCCGGCTGCCCATGGGAGGCTCGCCGGAGGAGAAGCTGGAGTTCTTCCGGGGCATCCTGAAGCAGAAGACGGAGACCCTGGCCCGGGCGCGCGCGCTGTACGCCGAGCGCGAGGGCGAAGTCACCCAGCTCAAGGCCTCGCTGGAGAAGGCGCGGAAGGAAGGGGGCGGCGGTGCTCCGGCGCCGTCCGCGCAGGACGAGCAGCGGCTGAAGCTGGCCCAGGCGAAGGTCGCCTCGCTGGAGGCGGAGCTCGCCGCGTCGGAGGCGGACCGCAAGGACCTCACGCGCGCGCTGGCGGAGGTGGAGTCGGAGGTCCCCCGGTTGACGGAGGAGCTCCACGCCGAGCGCGAGTCGCGCGGGTCGATGGCGGAGGAGCTGGTCGGCGCGAAGGAGGCGCTGGGGCTCGCGCAGGACCGCATGGCGGAGCTGGCCTCCGGCAAGTCCGAGGCGCAGGGCGCGCTGGAGGCGGTCCAGGAGCAGTACCAGTCGTTGCTCGCGGACGTGGAGCGGCTGACCACCGAGCGCGACGCGCAGGCGCTCAACATCAGCCAGTTGGAGACGGCGCTCTCGGAGGCGAAGGGCGCCATGGGTGCCCTGGAGAGCGAAAGCGACTGGTCGCGCAGCTCGCTGGAGGAGGCGCAAACCCACGCGAAGGGGATGGAGGGCGAGCGGGACGCCGCGCGCCGGCAGCTCGCGGTGGTGGAGGACGGGCTCAAGACGCTCCAGACGCAGGTGACGGAGCTGGAGCGCGCGCTCGCGCTGAAGGACGCGGACGCGGTGGGTCTGCGCGCCGCGCTCACCGCGCGCACGGCGGAGGCCGCGGAGCTGCCCTCGCTCAGAAGTGCCCTGGAGGGCCGCGCCGCGGAGGTCGCCCGGGTCCAGGCGCGCGTGCGCGAGCTGGAGGCGGAGGTCGCCCAGGCGCGTGAAGCCGCGCGCTCGGAGGTCGAGGCCGCGGAGGTCCGCGCGCGCATGACCGAGTCGGAGCTGGCCTCCCTGCGCGAGGTGTTGGAGGCCGCGGAGGTCGAGCAGGTTTCGCTGCGCGACCGGATGGAGTCGGACGCGGCGGCGCTCGGCGAAGCGGTGCACGAGGCCGAGGTCCGGGTCCACGAGGCCGAGGCGAAGGCGGCGGCGTTGGAGGCCCAGCTGGCGGAGCTCACCGCCCAGTCCACGGCCTCGCAGACCGAGCGTGAGGCGCACCAGCAGCAGCTGGCCGCCGTGGAGCGCAAGCTGGCCACCACGCAGGCGGAGCGCGTGGGTTACTCCGCGCGCGTGTCCATGCTGGAGACGGCCGCGGGCCAGCGCGAGGCGGAGGTGCAGCGCCAGCAGGCCCTGGTCGCCAAGGCCCAGGAGGAGCTGTCGCTGGAGCGCGCCCGCCGTGAGGCGGTGGAAGCCGAGATCGCGGACGCCCGGGTGCAGGCCGCCGAGGCCGAGGGCCGCGCCGAGGCGCTGAGCGCGGGACATGACGGCCAGCGCGATGAGCTGGTCTCCCTCGGCGAGCAGCTGGAGGCGGCTCGCGCGGAAGCGGACAAGGTGGACCGGCTCCAGCAGCGCGTGAAGATGGTGGAGGGGGCGCTGGAGGCCTCCGAGTCCAAGCGGCGCGTCGCCGAAGCGGAGGCGGCCCGCGTGAAGGACCTGAACGCGGCGAAGGCCGCGCTCGAAGCGAAGCTCACGTCGGAGCAGAACGCGAAGGCGCTGCTGGAGGCGAAGCTCGCGCAGTCCGACGTCACGCTCCTGGAGGAACAGGGTGTGAAGGCGGCGCTGGAGTCGCAACTCGAGGAGGCTCGCGCCGCGCTCGAAGCGGAGCAGGTGGAGCGGGCCGCGTTGGAGGCGAAGCTCGGCGAGTCCCAGGCCCATGCCCAGGCGGGTGACACACGGCAGGCGGAGAAGGCCGCGCTGGAGGCCCGGCTCGCCCAGGTCAGCGCTTCGCTCAAGGCGGAGCAGACGGCCCGTCAGGCGCTCGAAGCGAAGCTCGCGGCGGCCCCTGCCGCCGGCGCGGACGGGCCCGCGGACCTGGCGGCGGAGCGCGACCAGCTCAAGGCGGACGTGGCCTCCATGAAGCGCAAGCTGATGGCGGCCGAGGCAGCGCTCGAATCGGCTGCCAGCACCAAGGCGAAGGTGGCGCGGCTGGAAGCGCAATTGAAGGCTCTGAAGTAGAGGTTGGACCTCCATGTCCTTCGCCGCGCCCACGGACCCATTGACGGGCATGCAGGCGGCCCGCTTCGGGCTGTACCTGCACTTCCCGTACTGCCTGGCCAAGTGCCCCTACTGCGACTTCGCGGTGGCGGTAGCGCGCCAGGTGCCAGAGGAGCGCTACGCGAACGCAGTGCTGGCGGAGCTGGACGCGCGGCTCGCCGCCGACCCGTCGCTGCGCACGAAGCCGCTGGAGTCCCTCTTCCTGGGCGGCGGCACGCCGTCCCTGTGGCACCCCCGCCACGTGGCGCGCGTGCTGGAGGGCATCGCCGCGCGCATGTCGCTGGCCCCTGGCCTGGAAGTCTCGCTGGAGGGCAACCCGGAGCGCGCGGACGCGGAGCGCTTCGCCGGCTACCGCGCCGCGGGCATCAACCGGCTGTCGCTGGGCGTGCAGTCCTTCCAGCCTCAGACGCTGAAGGCGCTGGGCCGCGCGCACGACGCCGCCATGGTGGAGGGCGCGGTGGCGGCGGCGCGTCAGGCGGCCTTCCCCGTGGTGGCGATGGACTTCATCTACGGCGTGCACGGCCAGACGGTCGCGCAGGTGGAGGCGGACGCACGCCGCGCGGTGGCACTGGAGCCGGAGCACCTGTCCACCTACGCGCTGACGGTGGAGCGCGAGGTGCTGGCGGAGTCCACGCCGCTGTCCAAGCAACTGGACCGCGGTGAGCTCTCCCTGCCGGAGGACGACGACGTGGTGGCCATGGCGCAGGTGGTGCGCGACGTGTACGGCGCGCACGGCCTCACCCGCTACGAGGTCTCCAACCACGCGCGCCCCGGCCTCAGCTCCCGGCACAACGCGCTGTACTGGACCGGCGGCGAGTACCTGGCGCTGGGCGTGGGCGCCACCGGCATGCTGCTGTCCCCCACGCCCCACCGCTACGTGAACCTCCGGAGCCCGGAGGCCTACCTGCGCACGGTGGAGGAGGGGAGACTCCCGGAGGCGAGCCGCGAGGACCTGAGCCCCGAGGAGCTCTTCGCCGAGCGGCTGAGCATGGGCCTGCGCCTGGTGTCGGGGGTGGACTGGGAGGCCGTCTGTGAGCGATACGGCCAGCCCGTGGAGCCCCGGCGCGCGGAGGTGGAGCGGCTGGTGGCCCACGGCTTCGCCACGCGTCATGGCCGCAGGCTGGCCCTGACGGAGCGGGGGGCGGACGTGCACAGCGCCATCTGCGCGCGGCTGTTGTAGGCGGTTCCAGGAAGGACGATTCGACCGTGCTGACCAAGTGGTTCTTGTGGATGGGCCTCACGATGCTGACGGGCAGCCCGCTGCTGTCCCTGGGGCTCCTGGCCGTGCTGCTGTTCGCGGCGGACCGGTTCACGTTGCAGGTGCTGCCCAGCCCCATGCGCGCCTTCAAGCGGTGGCAGCGCGCGGGGGAGCTCGCGGGCACCATCCTCACCAACACCCACGACCGCCGCGCCCGCGCGGAGCTGGCCGACATCCGCTTGGGCCAGAAGCGCTACCAGGAGGCGGTGGACCTGCTGCGCCCCAACCTGGACGCGGGCGACGACGACGTGGACACCCTCTACCTGCTGGGCGTGGCCTACCTGGGCGCGGGCGACGCGCCCCGGGGCGAGCTGCTGCTCACCGAGGCCGAGCGCCTGGACGCCGACTTCCGCCAGGGCGCCATCGACCTGGAGCGCGGCCGCTTCCGCCTCCAGCGCGGCGACTTCCCCGGCGCGCGCGAGGCCCTGGGGCGCTTCCTCCAGGTGCGTCAGGGCTCCGTGGAGGGGCGCGTGCTCCTGGCGCGCGCGCTGGACAAGCAGGGGCTGGACGTGGAGGCGCAGGACGCCCGCGACGCCGCCTGGCGCGAGTACGCCGTCGCCCCCCGCTTCCAGAAGCGCCGCGACCGCTGGTGGGCGTACCGCGCCCGCCCGTCCCGCCCGCTGGCGTACGCCGCCGTGGCCCTGGTGCTGATGGGCGTGGGGGCGTACCTGACCCGCTACCTGCCCACGCACGACACCTACGGCCGCTACGGCGCTTATGAGGATGAGCCCTACGCCGCGGACGACATGGGCGGCGAGGACGCGGAGTAGTAGTAGGCTTTCCGCGCATGTTCCCCCTGCCGTCCCAGGTGTTGCGCCAGCGCGAGGGCCTGCTGGCGGACACGCCCTTCCCGCTGCTGCTGCACGCGCTGATGGTGGAGGAGCGCACCTGCACGCTGGAGCTCAAGGTGCGCCAGCGCGAGAAGCGCATCACCTTCGAGGACGGCGCGCCGGTGGCGTGCAACTCCAACCTCCTGCACGAGACGCTGGGCAAGTACCTGGTGGAGAAGGGCCGCCTGACTGAAGGCGACTACCAGAAGTCCCTGGCGGAGAGCGTGTCCTCGGGCATGCAGCTGGGCGGGCTGCTCGTGCAGAAGGGGCTCATCAGCCCCTTCGACCTCTACAAGCAGCTCCAGGCGAACCTGGCGCACAAGCTGTTGGACTGCTTCCGCTGGACGGAGGCGAAGTACCGCCTCATCGCGGACGTGGAGCACCCGGACGCCACCGTGCGCGCCAACACCGCGCAGCTCATCCTCACGGGCGTCTCCACCCAGCTGCCCTTCGACACCGTCGCCACGCACTTCACCTTCACGGACGACCGCCGCTTCGGGCAGATGCCCGGCGTGGAGTCCGCCCCCAAGCTGTCCTCCAAGGACGCGCGCCTGTTCCAGGCCCTGCGCCAGCGGCCCACCTTCAACGAGCTGCTGGAGCGCACCGGCTTCGACATGGACTCCGTGCTGCGCCGGCTCTACGCGCTGTGTCTGCTGGGCGTGGCGGGCTTCGCGGAGGACGTGGACGCGCGCGCCGAGGAGCTGGCCCGCCGGGCCCCCGCCGCCACGCCCGCCCCGGAGCCCGTCCCCACGCCGGTGCCCGTGCTGGCGCAGGCACCGTCCGGCACGCCCTTCGCGGACGAGGACGAGGCCGCGCGCAACGCGCTCGTGGGCGCGTTCCTCAACCACCGCAGCCTGGATCCGTTCGCGCTGCTGGAGGTGCCGGAGGACGTGCAGCCGGTGGCGCTGCGCAAGGCGTTCCTCGCCGCCGCGGACCGCTTCTCCCCGCTGCGCTTCCAGACCTCGGAGCTGAAGGAGAAGGCGGAAGGGATGCTCGCCGCGTACGCGCGGGCCTACGGCTTGCTGTCGGAGCCGGAGCAGAACGCGCTGTGGAAGAAGCGCCGGCAGGCGCACCGGGAGAAGGCGCGCAGCAACACCGGCCGGCCCTCCACCGCGGAGCAGTTCCGCATCCGCACGGACCTGCTGGACGCCACCACCCAGTTCGACGAGGCCAAACGGCGCCTGGAGGCGCGCAACTTCGCGGGCGCCTTCGAGTACTTCGAATACGCCTGCGACATCGACCCCCGCCCGCTGTACCAGGCCCACCGCGCCTGGGCGCGCTACCTCATGAAGCCGGAGGCGCACGGACGGCTGGTGCTCCAGGAGCTCCAGGAGCTGACGCGCCAGGAGCCCGGCCTGGAAGAGGGCTGGGCCTTCCTGGGCGACGTGGCCCGGGGCGAGGGCCAGTGGGCGCTCGCGGAGGATGCCCTCCGCAAGGCCTTCAAGCTCAACCCCCAGCAGCGCCGCTACGTGGCGCTCATCCAGGAGATTGCCCGGCGGCGGTGAAGGCCCGCCGGACGAAGGACCGCGATTCGGGACTACAGGCTCTGCAGGGTGGCGCGGTCGGCGGCGGACAGCCCCTCGCCCTGGGACACGTGGTGGACCACGGTCTGGACGCGACCGGCGGCTTCACGCGTGAGCTTCTTGCCCGCCAGGAGCGTGAACACCTCCTGGAAGTCCTTGTGCGTGACGGCGGGTCCCAGCTCGTACCGGTCGTCCAGGCCCGTCGTGGAGCGGTCCTGGTTGACGCAGTAGGCGAACAGCGGGGCGAAGTAGCGCTCACCCGGCGGCACCACGATGCTGACCGTCTGCACGATGATGCCGTTCTGCACGTCGTCGCTGGTCGACTTGAGGATGAGCCCCGGCGGCAGCGTCACGGTGATGGGCGTGCTCGTGGTGTTGTTGAAGATGAGGCACACCCGCACCTCCTCGCCGGTGCCATTGGCCTCGTCCGAGTACTTGTCGTCGCAGTCCTCGGGGTTCTCCGGCACGTAGGCGACGATGGGGTTCTCCAGGGTCAGCCCCGCCGGCAGCGCGAAGGCCTGCCCCGTCGGGTCGTCCTTCGAACGGCCCAGGCCCGGCCCCAGGGACTTGCCGGTGTTGGTGCCCCCATCGGAGGTGGTGCCTCCGTCCGTCTTGCCGCCGCCCTCGCCGTCATCACTGCAGGCCGCCAGCAACGCCACCGCCAGCACCACGCCCATTCGCTTCGCCACGTGCCAGTTCATGCGATTCGTCTCCCTGCGTCTCAACGCGAATGTCCGTGCCAACCATGGCATACGCACAGCGTCAAGCACCCAGGGCTCCGGCCGGCCCGATAATGTCCGCAAGCCCGGTGGCCGGGCCTGCATTCCCGGCCACTTGGCCGATTCCCGCCGAACCTACGGGCGGTATGGTAACGGCACAATGGGTCGGGAAGACTCCCACCTTGGGGTATTTTCAGTACAGGGGCGAAGCATGAGGCGCGGCAACGAATCAGGCCAGGCGGCGGTGGAGACGGCCATCGTCTTGCCCCTGTTCGTGTTCATGCTGCTGGGCATCCTCCAACTGGGGTTGATGCACCAGGCGCGGCTCCTCACGAAGTACGCGGCCTACAAGGCCGTGCGCGCCGGCTCCCTGCACAACGCGGACATCCCCACCATGGAGAAGGCCGCACTGGCGGTGCTGCTGCCCATGGTGAGCACGGCCGCCAGCGGGGGCGCGGAGATCATCAAGCCCATCACCAGCGCCGGTGACTTCAAGTCCAAGTTCGAATCCGGGGACATCTCCAAGAACAAGATGAACGACGCCTCCGGCCTGAAGTTCGCGGAGGTCACCATCTGCGGCCCCCTCAAGGGGAACATGGGCTCCGGCTCCCACGGCAACAAGGAGATGGACTTCGATGATCCGAAGGTCGCCTCCGGAGAAGGCGGCTGGGCGGACAGCCTGCGCACCAAGCTGAGCGTGCAGGTGACGTTCAACTACCGCATGCCCATCCCGTTCGCGGACATGGTCATCTACAACATCGCGCGCGGCCGGGACCTGCCGTACGTCTTGCGCCTGGGCAAGGACTCGGACCGCGACGAGTTCATCGTCAAGAAGATGTCCAAGTACGACTCCGCGGCGGACAACAAGCTCTACATCCTGCCCATCCGCGCCACGTACATCATGCGGATGCACTCCAACATCTACCTCACCCAGAAGGAACTTCCGGAGGAGAACGAATGCATCTTCCCGTTCGAACCGTGAGGTCCGCCTCCCGGCCCAAGCGCCGCCACCGGGGCCAGGCCCTGGTGCTCGCGTGTCTGTCGTTCCTCCTGCTCGCGTTGATGACGACGCTGAGCTTCAACCTGAGCCACGCCCTGCGGGAGAAGATGAGCCTGCAGCAGCACAGCGACGCGCTCGCATACTCCATGGGCGTCGTGGAGGCGCGCGCGCTCAACTACTACGCGGCCAGCAACCGGGCCATCGCGTCCTCCTACGTGGGGATGACGTCCGCGCACGCGTACATGGCCGCCGCCAGCGCCACCGGCGACATGATGCGCGCCGGGCAGATGAGCTTCTTCATCGTCGCGGCCCTGGAGGTGGCGCAGTGCCCGCCCTACAACTTCCAGCACTGCTTCGACGCGATTGAAGCGCTGATGATCGCCATGGACTACAGCTCCAAGGCCAGCGACTACGACTCCAAGGTCAAGGACGTGGAGGACAAGTTCAACAAGGTCATCCAAGACCTGAACAAGATGGCGAACAGCATCCATGACTCGCAGAAGTCCGCCCACAGCAAGGCGCGCAGCGCCGTGCGCGGTGGACAGTCCGCGAACCTGTCGAACCTGACCGACTACAACGTCCCCGGCGCCAACTCGCTCGACTCGTCCGTGGGCGGGCTCAACGGCGAGGAGTTCGACTGCGCGGTGGATGGCATGAACTGCTCGCGCGCCAACTCCAGCAACAAGGCCCGCGCCCAGGTGATGACGGAGATCTCCAACGCCTCTCGCCCCAGCTGGGCCGCCAACCGCAGCCTGCCCGTCATCATGAACGGGCTGCCCACCTACTTCAAAAGCGACTTCATCAAGGACCTGCTCAAGGACATCCCGGGTGAGGGCACGCACGTCATCATGGGCCACCAGGGCACGGCCAAGGTCGCGCAGACGAAGAGCAACATCCACGGCCCCGGCCAGGTCACCGGCAACGAGGGCAAGGTCGTGGTCGCGGACGAGCACGGCACCCTCCTGTCGCAGTGGCGCCACGGCTTCGGCGTGGGCACGTACAAGGCCGTGGTGGAGAGCAGCGAGAACGGCGGCAGCCACGAGCCCTCCGGCGCCCACAGCGGCCAGCACGACGAGTTCAAGGGCATCAACACCAAGGACCTGATGTCCTGCACGGCCAGCGGCAACTGCTTCATGAAGTTCCGCGCGGACGACAACCCGGACACGGACTGGGGCCAGCCGCACGTCTACAGCTACGTCACCAAGCAGTTCTTCGTGGGTGACCCGAAGAAGGCGCCGTGGGAGCTCAACGACACCGGCTCCTTCACGCTCACGCACGGCGCCCAGGGCGACGGAAAGCTGCAGCTGGCGCCCGGCGAAGGCGCGGCGCTCTCCAAGGCGCTCGTCTACTACCACCGCCTGGGCCCCAACGGCTGGAAGGAGGCCCCGGGCCTCTTCAACCCCTACTGGCGCGTGAAGCTGCACCCGTTCACCGCGCAGGAAGCCTCGCGCGTGCTCAACCGCGCCGGCAACAGCGACGCGGCGGACCTCGCGGGCGCCAAGGACCTGGCCCTATGAGCGCCGTGCACCCGCAGAGCCGCCGCGTCCGGGGCGCCGCCTCCGTGGAGATGGCGCTCTCGATGATCGTCCTCATCCCCATCTTCATGTACGCGCTCTTCCTGGACGACCTCCTGCGCTACTCGCTGGATGCCCAGGAGGCCGCGGTGACGACCATCTGGGACTTCACCACGCAGGACTACACCAAGGCGCTCAAGCAGAGCGGCGGCGGCGGCAGCGGCCCCCAGGGCGGCAGCTCCAACGTGCAGCACAACGCCCGCCTCACCTACTGCGACCACGAGTCCGGTATCGACCGGCCGGACGCCATGTCCGGCAGCAACTACGCGGACTGCGAGGACCTGGACCACCACCTGGCGGTCGTCGCCCACGTGTGCTGGATGAACGACAAGGCCAAGCAGGTGACGTGCGAGGCGCCGGACACCGGCGCGGCGTCGCTGGGCGGTCTGGCCGGCCAGTACCAGGGCCAGTTCACCAACGGCGGCTACATCGAATGCTCCGCCCGCGCGGTGGTGGAGAACTACCTGCTGCCCGAGCAGTTCCTTCCGGAGTTCAGCAAGAACGTGGCGCTGACCAAGAAGAACTGGAAGGGCGAGGGGGACATCCACTCGAACGCGCAGCAGGGCACGGGCGACACCGGCGTGGGCGGCAATGCGTACTTCCTCAAGGAACAGCGCATGAGCATCATCACCGACACCTGGGCGCTGACGGAGGACGCGGACATCTCCCCGTCGGATTCCAGCGGTGAGTTCTACGAGCGCGTGGACTACGTGTACTCGAACGTCACCGGCGCCTCGACGATGAAGAGCGGCATGATGGACTTCCGCAGCGCGCTGACGGACGAGCTGCTGGACGGCGCCATGCTCTTCATGTTCGAGGACTCGCCCAACAACCCGTACGTGTCCATCCACCCGCACCTGGCCAACATGCAGACCCCGGCCAACACCGTGGACCAGGAGGGCAGCACCCGCTACTTCAACCAGGAGTGGCGTGACTGGGACAACGACAAGAACCAGAACACCTATAAGCACGGGCAGCGGGGTGAGTGGTACATGGGGTGCAAGGATCCGGAGTCGTGCTGAAGAAGCTGACCGCGCATCCCGCCTTCCGCACCGCGTCGGTGCTGGTGACGGTGGCGGTGGCGGGCATCCTCATCGGCATGGGCATGGAGGAGGCGCGCTACGGGGGCGCCCGTTCGGAGCTGGAGCGGGCGGAGGCCGCCGCGGACGAACTGGACCAGGAGGCGACGGCGGCGCAGACCGGCCCCACGCGCTCCAAGCGGGACGAGGCCATCCTGGCCCGCACGCTGACGTACTTCCCGCCCTATCCCAAGGCCGGACGCCCGGAGGCGCTGGCTGCGGACTACCTGGGGCCGGACACGCC harbors:
- the hemW gene encoding radical SAM family heme chaperone HemW, whose translation is MSFAAPTDPLTGMQAARFGLYLHFPYCLAKCPYCDFAVAVARQVPEERYANAVLAELDARLAADPSLRTKPLESLFLGGGTPSLWHPRHVARVLEGIAARMSLAPGLEVSLEGNPERADAERFAGYRAAGINRLSLGVQSFQPQTLKALGRAHDAAMVEGAVAAARQAAFPVVAMDFIYGVHGQTVAQVEADARRAVALEPEHLSTYALTVEREVLAESTPLSKQLDRGELSLPEDDDVVAMAQVVRDVYGAHGLTRYEVSNHARPGLSSRHNALYWTGGEYLALGVGATGMLLSPTPHRYVNLRSPEAYLRTVEEGRLPEASREDLSPEELFAERLSMGLRLVSGVDWEAVCERYGQPVEPRRAEVERLVAHGFATRHGRRLALTERGADVHSAICARLL
- a CDS encoding DUF4388 domain-containing protein, with the protein product MFPLPSQVLRQREGLLADTPFPLLLHALMVEERTCTLELKVRQREKRITFEDGAPVACNSNLLHETLGKYLVEKGRLTEGDYQKSLAESVSSGMQLGGLLVQKGLISPFDLYKQLQANLAHKLLDCFRWTEAKYRLIADVEHPDATVRANTAQLILTGVSTQLPFDTVATHFTFTDDRRFGQMPGVESAPKLSSKDARLFQALRQRPTFNELLERTGFDMDSVLRRLYALCLLGVAGFAEDVDARAEELARRAPAATPAPEPVPTPVPVLAQAPSGTPFADEDEAARNALVGAFLNHRSLDPFALLEVPEDVQPVALRKAFLAAADRFSPLRFQTSELKEKAEGMLAAYARAYGLLSEPEQNALWKKRRQAHREKARSNTGRPSTAEQFRIRTDLLDATTQFDEAKRRLEARNFAGAFEYFEYACDIDPRPLYQAHRAWARYLMKPEAHGRLVLQELQELTRQEPGLEEGWAFLGDVARGEGQWALAEDALRKAFKLNPQQRRYVALIQEIARRR
- a CDS encoding TadE/TadG family type IV pilus assembly protein codes for the protein MRSASRPKRRHRGQALVLACLSFLLLALMTTLSFNLSHALREKMSLQQHSDALAYSMGVVEARALNYYAASNRAIASSYVGMTSAHAYMAAASATGDMMRAGQMSFFIVAALEVAQCPPYNFQHCFDAIEALMIAMDYSSKASDYDSKVKDVEDKFNKVIQDLNKMANSIHDSQKSAHSKARSAVRGGQSANLSNLTDYNVPGANSLDSSVGGLNGEEFDCAVDGMNCSRANSSNKARAQVMTEISNASRPSWAANRSLPVIMNGLPTYFKSDFIKDLLKDIPGEGTHVIMGHQGTAKVAQTKSNIHGPGQVTGNEGKVVVADEHGTLLSQWRHGFGVGTYKAVVESSENGGSHEPSGAHSGQHDEFKGINTKDLMSCTASGNCFMKFRADDNPDTDWGQPHVYSYVTKQFFVGDPKKAPWELNDTGSFTLTHGAQGDGKLQLAPGEGAALSKALVYYHRLGPNGWKEAPGLFNPYWRVKLHPFTAQEASRVLNRAGNSDAADLAGAKDLAL
- a CDS encoding TadE/TadG family type IV pilus assembly protein, which gives rise to MRRGNESGQAAVETAIVLPLFVFMLLGILQLGLMHQARLLTKYAAYKAVRAGSLHNADIPTMEKAALAVLLPMVSTAASGGAEIIKPITSAGDFKSKFESGDISKNKMNDASGLKFAEVTICGPLKGNMGSGSHGNKEMDFDDPKVASGEGGWADSLRTKLSVQVTFNYRMPIPFADMVIYNIARGRDLPYVLRLGKDSDRDEFIVKKMSKYDSAADNKLYILPIRATYIMRMHSNIYLTQKELPEENECIFPFEP
- a CDS encoding coiled-coil domain-containing protein, encoding MPSPPDEADPLADLKELLDDGDAPVAAPAPAPPRPLAVPRPPPSAPPPLPPRRPAAGLPAAPAAAPAARVPTNPAPIGGGGLPTTTPPSPAAAARSPGKGDPFAEPAEPRLPMGGSPEEKLEFFRGILKQKTETLARARALYAEREGEVTQLKASLEKARKEGGGGAPAPSAQDEQRLKLAQAKVASLEAELAASEADRKDLTRALAEVESEVPRLTEELHAERESRGSMAEELVGAKEALGLAQDRMAELASGKSEAQGALEAVQEQYQSLLADVERLTTERDAQALNISQLETALSEAKGAMGALESESDWSRSSLEEAQTHAKGMEGERDAARRQLAVVEDGLKTLQTQVTELERALALKDADAVGLRAALTARTAEAAELPSLRSALEGRAAEVARVQARVRELEAEVAQAREAARSEVEAAEVRARMTESELASLREVLEAAEVEQVSLRDRMESDAAALGEAVHEAEVRVHEAEAKAAALEAQLAELTAQSTASQTEREAHQQQLAAVERKLATTQAERVGYSARVSMLETAAGQREAEVQRQQALVAKAQEELSLERARREAVEAEIADARVQAAEAEGRAEALSAGHDGQRDELVSLGEQLEAARAEADKVDRLQQRVKMVEGALEASESKRRVAEAEAARVKDLNAAKAALEAKLTSEQNAKALLEAKLAQSDVTLLEEQGVKAALESQLEEARAALEAEQVERAALEAKLGESQAHAQAGDTRQAEKAALEARLAQVSASLKAEQTARQALEAKLAAAPAAGADGPADLAAERDQLKADVASMKRKLMAAEAALESAASTKAKVARLEAQLKALK
- a CDS encoding tetratricopeptide repeat protein, which translates into the protein MTKWFLWMGLTMLTGSPLLSLGLLAVLLFAADRFTLQVLPSPMRAFKRWQRAGELAGTILTNTHDRRARAELADIRLGQKRYQEAVDLLRPNLDAGDDDVDTLYLLGVAYLGAGDAPRGELLLTEAERLDADFRQGAIDLERGRFRLQRGDFPGAREALGRFLQVRQGSVEGRVLLARALDKQGLDVEAQDARDAAWREYAVAPRFQKRRDRWWAYRARPSRPLAYAAVALVLMGVGAYLTRYLPTHDTYGRYGAYEDEPYAADDMGGEDAE